The proteins below are encoded in one region of Helianthus annuus cultivar XRQ/B chromosome 2, HanXRQr2.0-SUNRISE, whole genome shotgun sequence:
- the LOC110927058 gene encoding fasciclin-like arabinogalactan protein 11, with the protein MATNFRLSTPFKFLTLLLIILQCTTTTIVVVAQAPAPAPTGPTNITKILEKAGQFTTLIRLMKVTQLGDQINTQLNNSNQGMTVFAPTDNAFSSLKAGTLNSLSDQEKVSLLQFHVVPTYLTNAQLQTVSNPLRTQAGDTASNKFPLNVTTSGNQVNVSTGVVDTTVSNSIYTDGTLAVYQVDKVLLPMSLFGPSAPAPAPEPLKKKKSGADDVAPTTDAGSDNADASGAGSDLHGLYIGVVAFITMLYL; encoded by the coding sequence ATGGCAACAAACTTCCGGTTATCTACCCCTTTCAAATTCTTAACACTACTACTAATCATTCTTCaatgcaccaccaccaccatcgtcgtcGTCGCTCAAGCTCCGGCACCAGCACCAACCGGGCCCACTAACATCACCAAGATCCTCGAAAAAGCCGGTCAATTTACCACCCTAATCCGCTTGATGAAAGTCACACAATTAGGTGATCAAATCAACACACAACTAAACAACTCCAACCAAGGGATGACGGTATTCGCCCCCACCGACAACGCTTTCTCCTCCCTCAAAGCCGGAACATTAAATTCGCTTTCTGATCAAGAGAAAGTCTCTTTGTTACAGTTTCATGTGGTCCCAACATACCTAACTAACGCACAACTTCAAACGGTTAGTAATCCGTTAAGGACACAGGCTGGAGATACCGCCAGTAACAAATTTCCGTTAAATGTAACCACCTCAGGTAACCAAGTGAACGTGTCAACCGGGGTGGTGGACACGACCGTGTCAAATAGTATCTACACTGATGGTACACTTGCAGTGTACCAAGTGGACAAAGTGTTGTTACCAATGAGCCTGTTTGGCCCATCAGCTCCTGCCCCGGCTCCAGAGCCTTTAAAAAAGAAAAAGTCTGGGGCCGATGATGTCGCTCCGACAACGGATGCCGGTAGCGACAATGCCGACGCTTCGGGAGCCGGTAGCGATTTGCATGGCTTGTACATTGGAGTGGTTGCATTCATCACAATGTTGTATTTGTGA